From the Hordeum vulgare subsp. vulgare chromosome 1H, MorexV3_pseudomolecules_assembly, whole genome shotgun sequence genome, the window ATGGATCCGACTTTGATGATTCTAAGCATCATCCGCCCCGACCACCATGGGCATTTTGACGTTTACGACTTCCAGGGTAACGAAACCCTAGTCTTGGATCATTGATCCGGCTTTCATGAGTTCAAGCTCTTCATCCTTTCCAGCCAACACGTTTCAACCTTTCACCCCTGGTCTTGTACTGGGATTAAGTTGATTCATAACTTTTCCGTGGTAGCGATGATGGTAATTAGCGGAAATACACTTTGTACGCAATTATTGATACCCAGTCAAGTATCGCCATCAAAAACTAGATAGGGACGGATACCACCCCTTTCGTTGCCGTGCAGCACTCAGGTTAAATATCGTTAAACCTTGTAACTAGTTGCACTAGCTACCAAATTAACACTGGTCTGAGATTTGAATAAGATGCCACTTTTCGTTCCTCACACTTCCTGTGACAAACTGGATGTGAAGAAAAGATAGGGCCAGGACCCACTAGGGTACTACAGACAACGAGAGGTGAGTCAGGTTGCTTGCATCCGTAAAGGCAAGCAAATCAAGCAACCCTTGCAGCTTCTCCCTTCCCTCCGGCTTCCTCTCACCCCTGTAGATTTGATATGTGCTCTTGTCCTGCTCCTGCTTCATCTTGGACCCCGACTACCCACCTCTCCGCCATCAAGCACCTCCCATGGTCTTGACATCCCACAGCACCTGTAGTGGTCAAGAGGCTAGCTAGCTAGTTAGGAGCGTCATCTCATGGATCCAGCAAAGTACTGGATGATAACCAGGAGAAAGCAGGGTGATCAGAAGGCGCCTGCTGTCTTCAGCACGCCGCACATcaccgtcggcggcggcggcggcacctCCTCGGCCTCCTACTACGAGTCGTGGGAGGAGCGCGCGTTCGCCGAGGACTCCGCGGGGAACCTCGGGGGCTGCATCTGGCCACCGAGGTCCTACTCGTGCAGCTTCTGCGGCCGAGAGTTCCGGTCTGCGCAGGCTCTTGGCGGGCACATGAACGTCCACCGCAGGGACCGGGCAAGGCTCAAGCTCTCCGGGATGGTGGAGGACGGGGGCAGCGTCGACGTCCATGGCATGCCTCGACAACAAGGCTACGTGATCCAACCGCTGCCGTGCCCTCCTCCGAGACCTAGTGCTCCAAGCACAGAATCTAACCCTAACTCAGTACGCAGCTTTGTTTCGGATCCAGGGAGATCATTGGTGGATGCTGCAACTGCAAGAACCATTTGGGGCAAACAAGTCTTGGCCGCCCCACTCGCCTCTCCATCGGATACCCAAGAACATGGTGAGAAAGAGGTGTTTCTTCACGATGCCGAGGTACGTTCAGAGCAAGAATTGCGTGTGGGGGGCGGCGAGCTGAAGCTGAGTCTTCTTGGCTGCCGAACAAGAAGTGTATTTGACGATGATGATAAAGAAGATGATGAGAAGATTGTGCATCCATGTCGCAAAAGAAGGAGGATTGATCTGGAGGCTACCCAGTTCGTTACGTCTTCTTCCTCTAGTGAGCATCTGCAACGTGATGATCctcatgatgatgacgacgacgataatcgTCGTGTGAAGGTACTTAAGCTTTGTCCTAGCACCCCAGCCGAGGAACTAGATCTTGAGCTTAGGCTTTGAGACTATATATCCAAAACTATACTAGTCCGTGATTCCATCTGCCTGTTTATTTCTACAACATTGTATAAGTGCTTGTATTtagttatttatttttcttgcttggCAATCCTATTCCGGTGGATTTAATTGATTTGGGCAAGTCAATTCTCTTTGGAAATGTCTAAATGTGTTCTCTAGAGGAAACATCTCAACTGATTTGTCATATTTTGTAAGAGGAGGTTGAACTCAAAATCAAGAGCTTACTTGCATAAATGTGTGAAATTGAATGCCATTTTTCATATGAATGGCTATATTTGTTCACCTAGTTGCTTCATCCGACTGCATTTACCTCTAAGATTTTTGCAAATACCTCCACTAGTGGTTGCACTTGCATGTAATGCATGTGTAAATGGCAGAAATGTTTTTGACTCTTGCCATCATCTTCCTTGAGTCAATAGCTCATGGATCACCGTTGCTCACCTCTTTTCCTTCTCTTTTTGTATATTCTTTCGCCTAGCATAGCTTTGGTGTTGTATGATTTTCTGTATGCTGATGTGatcctttgtgtgtgtgtgtcgtgGTGTTGAATTTGTGCTCGTGCAGAGGGCGGGTGTGTATTCGTTGTGTTTATAACTCTATATCCACTTAATGTAAGTTTTGATGCTACAAAACTTACATTAAGTGGATATAAAGTTTTGATGCTATATTATTTGTAGAGAGTGATTTTTCTACACGCCAGCTCGGTGCACCCACATGCCACGGCGCACCCATGTAAAAAAATAtagcaaaatatttcaaaagaatctAAAACTTTATGGGAATGACCTTCAACAAATGTTATCATGAACACTTATAAAGTTTGGTGGTCAAATAACATTCGAGTAGgtctgtacaaaaaagacaaaattgTTAAAAATTAGTCGAAATATACATGCACTGTTTAAGCAGATTTTGTCTTTTTGTATAGAGCTCTTCTACTGTTATTTGACCACCGACATTTGCAGGTGCCCATAACATTTATTGAAGATCATTTTcacaaagtttcagattttttttttgaaatgtttAGATACCTTTTCTTGCGTGGGTGCACCGAGCTGGGGTTTAGCCACACCTTTCCCATTATTTGTAACTTTATATTCATTTTTGATCAGTACTTGTGTACCAATAAAATTCCATATAGCAAATATAGAGAATCTGTTGTGTAAAACGTATTAATCTGTAAGCATATGTACACTGGCGCCTTTTATCTTAACTAAGATGTTGACATGCCGCGTGGTAAAGTGGCAAAGAGTAAACTTAAGCTACTCTGTACTGTTAGCCTATTTGTTGGATCAGCTAGTTCACATGCATATGGAGCCttcagagtgtgtgtgtgtgtgtgtgtgtgtgtgtgtgtgtgtgtgtgtgtgtgtgtgtgtgtgtgtgtgtgtgattgcATGTCATCGTGATCAGCTTGTACTAGCACGAGAGAGATATAATTAGGATCACAGTGGAGTAGACACAAACTGACTCGACTGCATGGGAAGTGACGAGGAAGATGTCATCTTCCCCTCCGTGCCCACAAATTAAGCTGCCACTGACACATTCCAGCAGTGGAACTAGAAATTAAACCACATGCGCGTGCATGTGATGCCAGCAGAACACTCTCTAGGATACACCATTGCCACTGCAGCTTGCTCTGATATTGCCCGCAGCTAGCTAGATAGCAGGAGCGCAGGC encodes:
- the LOC123413428 gene encoding uncharacterized protein LOC123413428, which produces MDPAKYWMITRRKQGDQKAPAVFSTPHITVGGGGGTSSASYYESWEERAFAEDSAGNLGGCIWPPRSYSCSFCGREFRSAQALGGHMNVHRRDRARLKLSGMVEDGGSVDVHGMPRQQGYVIQPLPCPPPRPSAPSTESNPNSVRSFVSDPGRSLVDAATARTIWGKQVLAAPLASPSDTQEHGEKEVFLHDAEVRSEQELRVGGGELKLSLLGCRTRSVFDDDDKEDDEKIVHPCRKRRRIDLEATQFVTSSSSSEHLQRDDPHDDDDDDNRRVKVLKLCPSTPAEELDLELRL